GCTTCATTCCCAGCTTTTCCATTACTCTTATTGATCTTTGATTTGCTGCTACAGTAAAAGCTAATATTTCATTTAGATCAATTTTATTAAAACCATAATCTAAGCAAGCTCTGGCACCTTCAGTAGCATAACCTTTACCCCAGTGTTTAGAAGATAATCTCCAGCCAATCTCCACGCATGGAGTAAAATTAGCTTTAAAGCTAGGAACGTTTAAACCAATAAAGCCTATTAATTCTCCTCGGTTTCTTCAATCATAGCTGCCCATAATCCAAAATTAAGCTGGTCGGTAGCCTGGTTAGCTTCTTCAGTAAAAGTTTTTGATACATTAATATCCATTGAACCTCTAAGATACTCAATTACCTTAATGTCTTGATTAATACGCATAAAAGGTTCTATATCTGTATCAACCCACTTGCGTAAAATAAGTCTTTCAGTTTTTATCATATTATATATCCTCTAAACTTTATATCAATCCTCAAAATATCGAGCTATCCATATTATCTTCGAAATATCAACATGGGGATAGAATACTCCTAACATAGCACCAATCTCTCATTCTTTGATGACTATCGCCTGTAAGTTTAACTACTAAAGGACTATCTACTTTAAGATTTTATACAATTCACTAATATTAGGATGCAGGATCTATTATAATCAATTCAGGCGTAAAATCACCATGAATAAGTACTTTTTGCTTGCTTGTTATAAGTAATTCATTACATAAATTTTGAGGTTTTTTAAGATACCCATCTGGCAAGCCTAAATCTTATCCATCACCTATATAAAAAATTTAGTTAACTAATACTATTACAAAATTTAAATTCCTTGAATTAATAGCTGGCTTAATTTGAATGTCCGAACCATTTTTTTTACTGATAGCTCCTATTAATATTCCTGAAGGAAAATTATCAATTTCAGCACTAGTAAAAACAAGCTCTCCTTCTTCAATACTATTATCTTCTGGAATATATTCAAGGTTAAGGGTTTCAAACCGCTCGCCAACTGC
This window of the Rickettsiales endosymbiont of Stachyamoeba lipophora genome carries:
- a CDS encoding GNAT family N-acetyltransferase, giving the protein MGFIGLNVPSFKANFTPCVEIGWRLSSKHWGKGYATEGARACLDYGFNKIDLNEILAFTVAANQRSIRVMEKLGMKRDSNSDFKHPKIPKEHRLSPHILYRIKKSDWQACK
- a CDS encoding GNAT family N-acetyltransferase, encoding MIKTERLILRKWVDTDIEPFMRINQDIKVIEYLRGSMDINVSKTFTEEANQATDQLNFGLWAAMIEETEEN